In Dyadobacter sp. NIV53, a single window of DNA contains:
- a CDS encoding RNA polymerase sigma factor — MQDPFLKIIGQHQKIVHKISRLYRDNREDQQDLFQEIVYQLWKAYPGFRSESKVSTWIYRIALNTAIATFRKPKIPIDRTENIPDQYHPTDQLKISENEERLFAALRQLNDSDKAVISLFLEDYSYVEIAAMMGISENYVGVKINRIKEKLKLILNIKENGYQ, encoded by the coding sequence ATGCAAGATCCTTTTCTGAAAATAATTGGCCAGCATCAAAAGATCGTTCACAAGATCAGCCGGTTGTATAGAGATAACCGGGAAGACCAGCAGGATCTTTTTCAGGAAATTGTCTATCAACTCTGGAAAGCTTATCCAGGCTTTCGGAGCGAATCCAAAGTAAGTACCTGGATTTATCGCATTGCACTAAACACTGCCATTGCAACTTTTCGAAAACCCAAAATCCCGATTGATCGAACTGAAAACATTCCCGATCAATACCATCCCACCGATCAGCTTAAAATATCTGAAAATGAAGAGCGGCTATTTGCAGCTTTGAGGCAGTTAAATGATTCTGATAAAGCTGTTATATCGCTGTTTCTGGAAGATTATAGCTATGTCGAAATCGCTGCAATGATGGGCATTTCCGAAAATTATGTGGGTGTTAAAATCAATAGGATCAAAGAAAAATTAAAGCTAATCTTAAACATAAAAGAGAATGGATATCAATGA
- the rlmF gene encoding 23S rRNA (adenine(1618)-N(6))-methyltransferase RlmF produces MTLKIKEKPFEKQNLHPRNPHRFQYDFKALIQSCRELLPFVQINKYQNESIDFSNPEAVRTLNKAILKHFYNIQYWEIPANYLCPPIPGRADYIHYLADLLDIKTKHISLGKIITGLDIGVGANCVYPIIGHQTYGWNFVGTDIDPKAIQSAQRIVNANADLTPFIECRLQNSSASIFKGIIEANEKFDFTMCNPPFHASLAEAKAGTQRKWQNLGHHKAQQKESLNFGGQHAELWCQGGEQAFLIKMIEQSTQISSQCLWFTSLVSKKTTLPALYKLLKTTKATVVKTIEMSQGQKVSRIIAWTFLSEDEQKRWKLDKWQKNTK; encoded by the coding sequence ATGACTTTAAAAATAAAAGAAAAACCATTTGAAAAGCAAAACCTGCATCCCCGGAATCCGCATCGCTTTCAGTATGATTTTAAAGCATTGATTCAAAGTTGTCGTGAGCTCTTGCCTTTTGTACAAATCAATAAATATCAAAATGAATCCATTGATTTTTCAAACCCAGAAGCAGTCAGGACATTAAATAAGGCCATTCTCAAACACTTTTATAATATTCAGTATTGGGAAATCCCGGCCAATTATCTTTGTCCGCCTATCCCTGGCCGGGCAGATTACATCCATTATCTGGCTGATTTACTTGATATAAAAACAAAGCATATTTCTTTGGGTAAAATCATTACCGGCTTGGATATTGGTGTAGGCGCCAACTGTGTTTATCCGATTATCGGACATCAAACTTATGGCTGGAATTTTGTTGGAACTGATATTGATCCAAAGGCAATTCAATCTGCACAAAGAATTGTGAATGCCAATGCAGACTTAACCCCGTTTATTGAATGCCGTTTACAAAACTCATCCGCCAGTATTTTTAAAGGAATTATTGAAGCAAATGAAAAATTTGATTTTACCATGTGCAATCCTCCATTTCATGCTTCATTGGCAGAAGCGAAAGCAGGAACCCAGCGCAAATGGCAAAATCTTGGACATCACAAAGCTCAGCAAAAAGAGTCTCTGAATTTTGGCGGCCAACACGCAGAATTATGGTGCCAGGGCGGAGAACAAGCATTTCTTATTAAAATGATTGAACAAAGTACACAGATATCCAGTCAATGCCTGTGGTTTACATCTTTGGTTTCCAAAAAAACAACTCTTCCGGCGTTATACAAATTGTTAAAAACAACCAAAGCCACGGTAGTAAAAACAATTGAAATGTCCCAGGGACAAAAAGTAAGCAGAATTATTGCCTGGACATTCTTAAGTGAAGATGAGCAGAAAAGGTGGAAATTGGATAAATGGCAGAAAAATACAAAATAG
- a CDS encoding GNAT family N-acetyltransferase yields MQLIPFEVRDLKFLPELQPPDWGDLVPRFEYFIKSEYCKPVKITENNLIVAIGTSMLHDDTVWLACIIVHPNHRKKGLGNIITKKLIDGIDGNIFKTIYLDATEMGYPVYKKLGFKIESEYVHLQQELNFEPDPISENIIPFREEFRNCVLKLDEEISGESRKGILSDFLGSALVYKTGTEILGFYIPSWGDGPIIATNNEAGLELMKLRIQQKKNAVIPIANQIAMEFLEKNGYKTYKTSKRMLLGNPVKSNPAGSYNWISGQLG; encoded by the coding sequence ATGCAGCTAATCCCTTTTGAAGTTAGAGACCTGAAATTTTTACCTGAATTACAACCTCCGGATTGGGGAGATCTTGTTCCAAGATTTGAGTATTTTATTAAATCCGAATACTGTAAGCCTGTTAAGATCACAGAAAATAATCTGATAGTAGCAATCGGGACCAGCATGTTACATGACGACACGGTTTGGCTGGCTTGTATAATTGTTCATCCAAATCATAGAAAAAAAGGATTAGGAAATATTATTACAAAAAAGCTGATTGACGGAATAGATGGAAACATATTTAAGACTATCTATCTTGATGCGACTGAAATGGGATATCCGGTTTATAAAAAGCTGGGGTTTAAAATTGAATCTGAATATGTTCACTTACAGCAGGAACTGAACTTTGAACCTGATCCGATTTCTGAAAATATCATCCCGTTTCGCGAGGAATTCAGGAATTGTGTATTGAAGTTAGATGAAGAAATTTCCGGAGAAAGCCGTAAAGGAATTTTATCTGACTTCCTGGGTTCAGCTTTGGTCTACAAAACCGGGACGGAAATTCTGGGATTTTATATTCCCAGCTGGGGCGACGGGCCGATCATAGCCACGAACAATGAAGCAGGGCTGGAACTGATGAAACTACGCATACAGCAAAAGAAAAATGCCGTTATACCCATTGCAAATCAAATAGCCATGGAATTCCTGGAAAAAAACGGTTATAAAACATACAAAACTTCTAAAAGAATGTTGCTGGGAAATCCTGTAAAATCTAATCCAGCAGGAAGTTATAATTGGATCAGCGGACAACTTGGATGA
- a CDS encoding GyrI-like domain-containing protein: protein MIPAIKTLPNKKLIGKRLTMSLINDKTPELWRIFMPRRKEIKNSLTSDLFCLQMYNQSFDGNQFNPDMLFGKWAAVEVLNFDMIPEDMETYTLTGGLYAVFIHKGAANTGAETFNYIFSTWLPASEYVLDNRPHFEIWEKNIKTTIRTRKKKFGFPLNSNYRLYYLQFKIF, encoded by the coding sequence ATGATCCCAGCAATCAAAACACTTCCCAATAAAAAACTCATTGGCAAGCGCCTGACAATGAGCCTCATCAATGATAAAACTCCTGAACTATGGCGAATTTTTATGCCCAGGCGTAAAGAAATCAAAAATTCCCTGACTTCGGATTTGTTTTGTTTGCAGATGTATAATCAATCCTTTGATGGCAACCAATTTAATCCTGACATGTTATTTGGAAAATGGGCAGCTGTGGAAGTTTTGAATTTTGATATGATCCCGGAAGACATGGAAACTTATACCTTAACTGGTGGTTTGTATGCCGTTTTCATCCATAAAGGCGCTGCAAATACAGGTGCCGAAACTTTTAACTACATTTTCAGTACATGGCTGCCCGCTTCGGAATATGTTCTGGACAACCGCCCACACTTTGAAATTTGGGAGAAAAATATAAAAACAACGATCCGGACTCGGAAGAAGAAGTTTGGATTCCCATTAAACTCAAATTATAGATTGTATTATCTCCAATTCAAAATCTTTTAA
- a CDS encoding serine hydrolase, with product MNKLKHISITITFIILSISKLAAQSATEKEIDILMHKVHESGIFNGNVLVVKNGKTVYQSSFGYANAEKTIKLNADYRFNIGSISKEFNAVGIMMLKEQGKLNLEDKVSKYIDSLPIWANKISIKNLLQYTSGLPDINWKTIQSDSDILRDMKQISALNFEPGTNYAYNNSNVFLQRRIIEKITGATFQKFVEMNMLQPCGMTASMVDPYLKGKNIAVSFNNDYVESPRQFSYVMSGWTSVTASDLYKWTQCLHQYKLISKASFIEILLPVSPNKQSGLGGGRIEKNEITEHTHHGSSIDFEALMYTEPADDNAIILLTNNMNFKVFEIKDAIKSILNGTPYIIPKKSLLTAFKPKLNELTGDGLVAFYNELKTKYPDEYNFQNESELNTIGYQLMGSKRFEEAITIFELNLKLFPNSANAFDSLGEAFYNKGDKKSALINYKKSLSLDANNPGAKEIVAKLESDK from the coding sequence ATGAATAAGCTTAAACATATCTCAATAACTATAACCTTCATAATACTGTCAATTTCTAAACTGGCGGCTCAAAGTGCGACCGAAAAAGAAATAGACATTTTGATGCACAAGGTTCACGAATCCGGTATTTTCAATGGTAACGTATTGGTTGTAAAAAATGGAAAAACAGTTTATCAGTCTTCGTTTGGTTATGCAAATGCAGAAAAAACCATAAAATTGAATGCTGATTACCGTTTTAATATCGGATCCATCAGCAAGGAATTTAATGCAGTTGGAATCATGATGTTGAAAGAGCAGGGAAAACTTAATCTGGAAGACAAAGTTTCGAAATACATTGATTCATTACCAATTTGGGCTAATAAAATCAGTATAAAAAATCTCTTGCAATATACCAGCGGATTACCGGATATCAACTGGAAAACGATCCAAAGTGATTCAGACATTTTAAGGGATATGAAGCAGATCAGCGCCCTGAATTTTGAGCCCGGAACCAACTATGCTTATAACAACAGCAACGTCTTTTTACAACGCAGGATTATTGAAAAAATAACAGGTGCGACTTTTCAGAAATTCGTTGAAATGAATATGCTTCAGCCATGCGGAATGACAGCTTCGATGGTTGATCCGTATTTGAAAGGAAAAAATATTGCGGTATCCTTTAATAACGATTATGTAGAATCGCCCCGGCAGTTTTCATATGTAATGTCCGGCTGGACATCTGTAACTGCCAGTGATCTTTACAAATGGACGCAGTGTTTACATCAGTACAAATTGATCAGTAAAGCTTCATTTATCGAAATTCTTTTACCCGTTTCCCCTAACAAACAGTCAGGCCTGGGCGGTGGAAGAATTGAAAAAAATGAAATAACAGAGCACACACACCACGGTTCCAGTATAGATTTTGAAGCCCTCATGTACACCGAACCTGCGGATGATAATGCAATTATTTTGCTGACAAATAATATGAACTTTAAGGTTTTTGAAATAAAGGATGCTATAAAATCTATTCTGAATGGCACACCTTATATTATTCCAAAGAAGTCACTGTTAACTGCATTTAAACCAAAACTGAACGAATTAACAGGAGATGGCCTGGTCGCATTTTATAATGAACTGAAAACAAAATATCCGGATGAATATAACTTTCAAAACGAATCCGAACTTAATACAATCGGTTACCAACTAATGGGCAGTAAACGTTTTGAAGAAGCAATTACAATATTTGAATTAAATTTGAAATTATTCCCTAATTCTGCCAATGCATTTGACAGTCTGGGTGAAGCTTTTTATAATAAAGGAGACAAAAAATCAGCTCTTATAAATTATAAAAAATCACTTTCCTTAGATGCCAATAACCCCGGAGCAAAGGAAATTGTCGCTAAGCTGGAAAGTGATAAATGA
- a CDS encoding ABC transporter permease, with protein MFQNYFKIAWRNLLRNRAFSAINIAGLSIGLASCMLISLYVLDELSFDRYNEKADQIVRVVFKGTMQGGKINEAHVMPPTAQAIKADYPEVVAATRLRQGGFPKVFVGNKQYTGDPMAFVDPNFFEIFTLPLVQGNSKTALTEPNTIIITQELAEKYFARRDVLGKVVKFKDSDIAYKITGVMEKVPANSHFHYDIFISMTGLEEAKSTSWMQSEYFTYLLLQKGFDYRKLEAKLPQTVAKYMGPQLQKAMGVTLSEFRKSGNDIGLYLQPLTEIHLYSSASYDLGNSGDIKYVYIFGAVAIIMLLIACINFMNLSTAGASKRAREVGVRKVMGSEKIELVWQFLLESVLLTSIALVLATIFGFIALPLFNKLSGKDLSLQLNSVPAVLSGILLFGLIVGILAGSYPAFFLSSFKPISVLKGKFTSDKGSIGLRSGLVIVQFFISITLIIGTTVVYQQLKYIQNKKLGYNKEQVLILDSWALGKNQEVFHDEILRDPEVINVSSSGYLPAGPSYNNNFMIYPEDKSTQLVKTLRYDVDVNYIPTLGMEMAAGRNFSKEFGNDTSGVILNETAVKMMGWKNDALNRTITNTNNDGKKNTYRVIGVVKDFHFRSLHERITPLAMVLSGGAGTMIIKVKTRNMTALLSKMKTQWDTFKPEIPFAYSFMDERINNTYLAEQKTGQILGVFAGLTIFVACLGLFGLATFTAEQRTKEIGVRKVLGASVTSVVALLSKDFLKLVAVAIIIATPVAWYGMNRWLQDFEYRINISWWIFALAAILSVGVALLTVSFQSIKAALMNPVKSLRSE; from the coding sequence ATGTTTCAGAACTACTTTAAAATCGCCTGGAGGAATCTCTTGCGTAACCGCGCTTTCTCTGCCATCAATATTGCCGGGCTTTCTATTGGACTGGCTTCCTGCATGCTTATCAGTTTGTATGTTCTCGACGAATTAAGTTTTGATCGATACAATGAAAAAGCGGATCAAATTGTTCGTGTGGTCTTTAAGGGTACCATGCAAGGAGGCAAAATAAATGAGGCCCATGTAATGCCGCCTACAGCACAGGCTATCAAAGCCGATTATCCCGAAGTAGTGGCTGCTACACGTTTACGTCAGGGTGGATTTCCAAAGGTATTTGTTGGCAACAAACAATATACCGGTGACCCGATGGCATTTGTTGATCCCAACTTTTTCGAGATTTTCACATTACCGTTGGTTCAGGGAAATTCAAAAACTGCACTTACAGAGCCAAATACAATTATCATAACTCAGGAACTGGCAGAAAAATATTTCGCCAGGCGAGATGTTCTGGGTAAAGTAGTGAAATTCAAGGACTCAGATATTGCTTACAAAATTACCGGTGTGATGGAAAAGGTCCCTGCCAATTCCCACTTCCATTATGACATTTTCATTTCCATGACTGGTCTGGAAGAAGCAAAATCAACGTCGTGGATGCAGTCAGAATACTTTACTTACTTGCTGCTTCAAAAAGGATTTGACTATAGAAAACTGGAAGCAAAATTACCGCAAACAGTAGCAAAATATATGGGGCCCCAATTGCAAAAAGCAATGGGTGTAACATTGTCCGAGTTTCGTAAAAGCGGAAATGACATTGGTTTATATTTACAGCCACTGACTGAAATTCATCTGTATTCCAGTGCATCATACGATCTGGGAAACAGTGGAGATATTAAGTATGTTTATATTTTCGGAGCTGTTGCGATCATCATGCTGCTTATAGCATGTATCAACTTTATGAACCTATCGACTGCCGGAGCTTCCAAAAGAGCACGCGAAGTTGGAGTAAGAAAGGTTATGGGGTCAGAAAAAATAGAACTTGTCTGGCAGTTTTTACTTGAATCTGTATTACTTACTTCTATTGCGTTGGTTTTAGCAACAATTTTCGGTTTCATTGCGCTTCCATTGTTTAACAAACTTTCCGGAAAAGATTTATCATTACAGCTAAATTCTGTCCCTGCCGTATTATCAGGAATCCTGTTATTTGGCCTTATTGTTGGCATTCTGGCTGGAAGTTACCCGGCATTTTTTCTTTCTTCCTTTAAACCAATATCTGTCCTAAAAGGGAAATTCACATCCGACAAAGGCAGTATCGGGCTTCGAAGTGGGTTAGTTATTGTGCAGTTTTTCATTTCTATTACTTTAATAATCGGTACTACCGTTGTTTATCAGCAGCTCAAATACATACAAAACAAAAAATTGGGATACAATAAGGAGCAGGTTCTCATTTTAGATTCCTGGGCACTTGGTAAAAATCAGGAAGTATTCCATGATGAAATCCTGCGCGATCCGGAAGTGATCAACGTAAGTTCATCAGGTTATCTTCCGGCCGGACCTTCTTACAACAATAATTTCATGATCTATCCGGAAGATAAAAGCACCCAACTTGTTAAAACGCTCAGATATGACGTGGATGTCAATTACATTCCTACATTGGGTATGGAAATGGCTGCCGGACGTAATTTCTCTAAAGAATTTGGCAATGACACATCAGGCGTGATCCTGAATGAAACCGCTGTGAAAATGATGGGATGGAAAAATGATGCACTCAACCGCACCATTACCAATACCAATAATGATGGTAAAAAGAACACTTATAGAGTGATAGGAGTTGTAAAAGATTTCCATTTCCGATCACTGCACGAACGTATTACACCATTGGCTATGGTATTAAGCGGAGGTGCCGGAACGATGATCATAAAAGTTAAAACCAGGAATATGACTGCCTTATTATCCAAAATGAAAACGCAATGGGATACTTTCAAACCGGAAATTCCTTTTGCTTATTCGTTCATGGATGAGCGCATTAACAATACGTATCTGGCTGAGCAAAAAACAGGACAGATTCTGGGTGTATTTGCAGGCCTGACTATTTTTGTGGCTTGTCTGGGGCTATTCGGACTGGCAACTTTCACAGCTGAACAACGTACTAAGGAAATTGGTGTACGTAAAGTCCTGGGTGCATCAGTGACCAGTGTGGTTGCACTGCTTTCCAAAGATTTCCTTAAACTCGTTGCGGTTGCTATCATTATTGCTACACCAGTCGCCTGGTATGGAATGAACCGCTGGTTACAGGATTTTGAATACAGGATCAATATTTCATGGTGGATTTTTGCATTGGCAGCAATCCTGTCAGTTGGTGTTGCATTGTTAACTGTATCTTTTCAATCAATAAAAGCAGCGTTAATGAACCCGGTAAAATCCCTTCGTTCGGAGTAA
- a CDS encoding VOC family protein has protein sequence MHQDYSIPTQTRIGHVHLKVADLERAIDFYCGLLGFEIMARYGDQAAFISAGGYHHHIGLNTWYSKDAPPAPRNGVGLFHTAIVYPTRKDLATIFNRLRHAGYPISGASDHGVSEALYLNDPDSNGVELYWDRPKELWQFLEDGTIEMFTKSLDLKGLLGELDPVK, from the coding sequence ATGCATCAGGATTACTCCATACCAACTCAAACGCGAATCGGTCATGTTCACCTTAAAGTGGCTGATCTGGAACGGGCAATAGACTTTTACTGCGGATTACTGGGGTTTGAAATTATGGCCCGGTATGGCGATCAGGCAGCATTTATATCAGCTGGCGGTTATCACCACCATATCGGACTAAACACCTGGTACAGTAAAGACGCTCCACCTGCACCGCGAAACGGGGTCGGATTATTTCACACTGCCATTGTCTATCCTACCAGAAAGGATCTGGCAACGATTTTTAACCGGTTACGACATGCCGGTTATCCAATTTCAGGAGCAAGTGACCATGGTGTTTCCGAAGCGCTTTATCTAAATGATCCGGACAGCAACGGAGTTGAATTGTACTGGGATCGCCCAAAAGAACTATGGCAGTTTCTGGAAGATGGTACGATTGAAATGTTTACCAAGAGCCTGGATTTAAAAGGCCTGCTGGGTGAATTGGATCCGGTTAAATAA